In the Pseudomonas sp. DTU_2021_1001937_2_SI_NGA_ILE_001 genome, one interval contains:
- a CDS encoding GntR family transcriptional regulator, translating into MKTPVTDDRLPRYQRLRDQLAHEIAMNRWRPGEAIPTEAALAQEYAISVGTVRKAVDALVSEGVLERQQGRGTFIRRPQFQSSLFRFFRFQGPGGERRVPESRILRVETVPAPSAVSQVLDLPADAPVIRMQRLRLLDAQPVLAEEIWLSQALFQPLLEVDLDREGPLLYPIYESLCGQVVASAEETLTAEAASEVHARLLHTEPGSPVVVIERLARDYARKPLEWRRSRGHARHFHYSVEIR; encoded by the coding sequence ATGAAAACCCCTGTCACTGATGACCGTCTGCCCCGTTACCAGCGTCTGCGCGACCAACTGGCCCACGAAATCGCCATGAACCGCTGGCGTCCGGGCGAGGCGATTCCCACTGAAGCTGCCCTGGCCCAGGAATACGCGATCTCCGTGGGCACGGTGCGCAAGGCAGTCGATGCCCTGGTAAGCGAGGGGGTGCTGGAACGCCAGCAAGGGCGCGGTACCTTTATCCGCCGTCCGCAATTCCAATCATCGCTGTTCCGCTTCTTCCGCTTCCAGGGGCCTGGCGGCGAGCGTCGGGTGCCGGAAAGCCGCATCCTGCGTGTGGAGACCGTGCCGGCCCCTTCGGCGGTCAGCCAGGTGCTGGATCTGCCCGCCGATGCGCCGGTCATCCGTATGCAGCGCTTGCGTCTGCTCGATGCCCAGCCGGTGCTGGCCGAGGAGATCTGGCTGTCCCAGGCGCTGTTCCAGCCGCTGCTGGAGGTCGACCTGGACCGCGAGGGACCGCTGCTTTACCCCATCTACGAATCGCTGTGCGGGCAGGTCGTGGCCAGCGCCGAGGAAACCCTGACTGCCGAAGCCGCCAGCGAGGTGCATGCGCGCCTGCTGCACACCGAGCCGGGCAGCCCGGTGGTGGTCATCGAGCGTCTGGCGCGCGACTACGCCCGCAAGCCCCTGGAATGGCGCCGTTCGCGCGGCCATGCCAGGCATTTCCACTACAGCGTCGAGATTCGCTGA